One stretch of Methyloversatilis sp. RAC08 DNA includes these proteins:
- the exaC gene encoding acetaldehyde dehydrogenase ExaC, translated as MRYADPGQPGSKLTFKARYDNFIGGEWVPPVEGQYFDNTTPVTGKVFCQVARSQAADIELALDAAHKAREGWARTAPAQRAAVLFRIADRLEANLELLAVAETWENGKPVRETLAADIPLAIDHFRYFASCIRAQEGALSEIDETTVAYHFHEPLGVVGQIIPWNFPILMAAWKIAPALAAGNCIVMKPAEQTPVSLLVLIELIQDLLPPGILNIVNGFGIEAGKPLATNKRIAKIAFTGETTTGRLIMQYASQNIIPSTVELGGKSPNVFFDDVMDADDDYFDKCLEGFAMFSLNQGEVCTCPSRALVQENIADKFIERAIARVNMVRGGHPLDTDTMIGAQASSDQHEKILSYIDIGRQEGAEVLTGGGVRKEAEAGGYYIQPTVLKGHNKMRVFQEEIFGPVLALTTFKDEADALAMANDTLYGLGAGVWSRSVHRSYRMGREIKAGRVWTNCYHLYPAHAAFGGYKQSGIGRENHKMMLDHYQQTKNLLVSYSTKALGFF; from the coding sequence ATGCGCTACGCCGACCCCGGTCAACCCGGTTCCAAACTCACTTTCAAGGCCCGCTACGACAATTTCATCGGCGGCGAGTGGGTGCCACCGGTCGAAGGGCAGTACTTCGACAATACGACACCGGTCACCGGCAAGGTGTTCTGCCAGGTCGCCCGCTCGCAGGCCGCCGACATCGAACTGGCGCTCGACGCCGCCCACAAGGCGCGCGAAGGCTGGGCCCGCACGGCGCCTGCGCAACGCGCCGCCGTGCTGTTCCGGATCGCCGACCGCCTCGAAGCCAACCTCGAACTGCTGGCCGTCGCCGAAACCTGGGAAAACGGCAAACCGGTGCGAGAAACCCTGGCGGCCGACATCCCGCTCGCCATCGACCACTTCCGCTACTTCGCCAGCTGCATCCGGGCACAGGAAGGCGCGCTGTCGGAAATCGACGAAACCACCGTCGCCTACCATTTCCATGAACCGCTGGGCGTTGTCGGCCAGATCATTCCGTGGAACTTCCCGATCCTCATGGCTGCATGGAAAATCGCACCGGCTCTGGCTGCGGGCAACTGCATCGTGATGAAGCCGGCGGAACAGACCCCGGTCAGCCTGCTGGTGCTGATCGAACTGATCCAGGACCTGCTGCCGCCGGGCATCCTGAACATCGTCAACGGTTTCGGTATCGAAGCCGGCAAGCCGCTCGCCACCAACAAGCGCATCGCCAAGATCGCCTTCACCGGGGAAACTACGACCGGGCGACTGATCATGCAATATGCTTCCCAGAACATAATCCCCTCGACCGTGGAACTGGGTGGCAAGTCGCCGAATGTGTTCTTCGACGACGTGATGGACGCCGACGACGACTACTTCGACAAGTGCCTCGAAGGTTTCGCGATGTTTTCGCTGAACCAGGGTGAAGTGTGCACCTGCCCGAGCCGCGCGCTGGTCCAGGAAAACATTGCTGACAAGTTCATCGAGCGCGCCATTGCCCGCGTGAACATGGTGCGCGGCGGTCATCCGCTGGACACCGACACCATGATCGGCGCCCAGGCCAGTTCCGACCAGCACGAAAAGATCCTGTCCTACATCGACATCGGTCGCCAGGAAGGCGCGGAGGTGCTGACCGGCGGTGGCGTGCGCAAGGAAGCGGAAGCGGGCGGCTACTACATCCAGCCGACCGTGCTGAAGGGGCACAACAAGATGCGCGTGTTCCAGGAAGAAATCTTCGGGCCGGTGCTGGCACTGACCACCTTCAAGGACGAAGCCGACGCGCTGGCCATGGCCAACGACACGCTGTACGGCCTGGGCGCCGGCGTATGGTCGCGCTCGGTGCATCGCAGCTACCGCATGGGCCGCGAAATCAAGGCGGGCCGGGTGTGGACAAACTGCTACCACCTCTACCCGGCGCATGCCGCGTTCGGCGGCTACAAGCAATCGGGCATCGGCCGCGAAAACCACAAGATGATGCTGGACCACTACCAGCAGACCAAGAACCTGCTGGTCAGCTACTCGACGAAGGCGCTCGGATTCTTCTGA
- a CDS encoding DUF779 domain-containing protein translates to MVTRVSATPLALDWIDRLARKHGPLMFHQSGGCCDGSAPMCYPQGEFTLGSSDVQLGEIGGMPFWMSESQFEYWQHTHLIIDAVPGRGAGFSIESPEGIRFLTRSRLYEPHEEAELVLLGAPRHG, encoded by the coding sequence ATGGTGACCCGCGTCTCTGCAACACCGCTGGCGCTGGACTGGATAGACCGGTTGGCGCGCAAACATGGCCCGCTGATGTTTCATCAGTCAGGCGGCTGCTGCGACGGCAGTGCGCCGATGTGCTACCCGCAGGGAGAATTCACGCTCGGCAGTTCCGATGTGCAATTGGGCGAGATCGGCGGCATGCCGTTCTGGATGAGCGAATCGCAGTTCGAGTACTGGCAGCACACCCATCTGATCATCGACGCGGTGCCCGGACGGGGCGCCGGCTTTTCGATCGAATCACCGGAAGGCATCCGCTTCCTGACCCGCTCGCGGCTGTACGAACCGCACGAGGAAGCCGAACTGGTGTTGCTGGGCGCACCCAGACACGGCTGA
- a CDS encoding M20 aminoacylase family protein, protein MSSTDSSPHPLVEALGERHARWTSIRRDLHAHPELAYEETRTAAIVARTLRASGIEVHEGIGRTGVVGVLRAGHSKATIGLRADMDALPMTEQNTFAHRSTHTGRMHGCGHDGHTAMLLAAAEYLAATRCFDGTVNFIFQPAEEGRGGAAAMIADGLFERFPMQSVFGLHNWPGLPVGEMAVHDGPAMASSDEIEIVIEGRGAHAAMPHLGADPVLAGSAIVQALQSIVSRTVSPVDCGVVSITQFHAGEAYNVIPQSATLRGTARAFSPEVRDQLEAGIRRVAEGVAAAHGVTAAVSYRRGYPPTVNSPAEAAFCAAVGRELLGDACVRTDYPPSMGAEDFAYMLECKPGCYIWLGNGGGPDAGSRPGHEEGGGCMLHNPRYDFNDAVIPLGVAYWTRLVERFLQPE, encoded by the coding sequence GTGAGCAGCACCGACAGCAGCCCGCATCCGCTGGTCGAAGCGTTGGGCGAGCGGCACGCGCGCTGGACGTCGATCCGGCGCGACCTGCATGCGCACCCGGAACTGGCTTATGAGGAAACGCGCACCGCCGCCATCGTGGCGCGCACGCTGCGCGCGTCCGGAATCGAAGTGCATGAGGGCATCGGCCGCACCGGCGTGGTCGGTGTGCTGCGCGCCGGCCACAGCAAGGCGACCATCGGCCTGCGCGCCGACATGGACGCGCTGCCGATGACCGAACAGAACACCTTCGCCCATCGCTCGACCCATACCGGACGCATGCACGGCTGCGGTCACGACGGCCATACCGCGATGCTGCTGGCGGCGGCCGAATATCTGGCGGCGACCCGCTGTTTCGACGGTACGGTGAATTTCATCTTCCAGCCGGCCGAGGAGGGCAGGGGCGGCGCGGCGGCGATGATCGCCGACGGCCTGTTCGAGCGTTTTCCGATGCAGTCTGTGTTCGGCCTGCACAACTGGCCGGGTCTGCCGGTCGGCGAAATGGCGGTGCATGACGGACCAGCCATGGCCAGCAGCGACGAGATCGAAATCGTCATCGAAGGTCGCGGCGCGCATGCCGCGATGCCGCATCTGGGCGCCGATCCGGTACTGGCTGGCTCGGCCATCGTGCAGGCGCTGCAGTCCATCGTGTCGCGCACCGTATCGCCGGTCGACTGCGGAGTCGTCAGCATCACGCAGTTCCATGCCGGCGAGGCCTACAACGTCATTCCGCAGTCGGCCACGCTGCGCGGCACGGCGCGCGCGTTTTCGCCCGAGGTGCGCGACCAGCTCGAAGCGGGCATCCGCCGTGTGGCTGAGGGTGTGGCGGCGGCGCACGGCGTGACGGCTGCGGTCAGCTATCGGCGCGGTTATCCGCCGACCGTGAACAGCCCGGCCGAGGCCGCGTTCTGCGCGGCCGTGGGGCGTGAGCTGCTGGGCGACGCCTGCGTGCGCACCGACTACCCGCCGAGCATGGGAGCGGAGGATTTTGCCTACATGCTCGAATGCAAGCCCGGTTGCTACATCTGGCTCGGCAATGGTGGCGGGCCGGATGCCGGATCGCGCCCGGGCCATGAAGAAGGCGGCGGCTGCATGCTGCACAACCCGCGCTACGACTTCAACGATGCGGTCATTCCGCTCGGCGTGGCTTACTGGACACGTCTGGTCGAGCGCTTCCTGCAGCCGGAGTGA
- a CDS encoding MEKHLA domain-containing protein — MSVMPDHKFLREHSRLLAESFERLTGQRLPSDSLTLYNAHFALVSHGTQTDPVFNYANLFAQRLFGYPWDEFVTLPSRLSAREPERDERARLLEMVTQQGYISDYCGVRVRRDGTLFRISHATVWKVLDADGQFCGQAAMFSEVEELQ, encoded by the coding sequence ATGAGCGTGATGCCCGATCACAAGTTCCTGCGCGAACACAGCCGGCTGCTGGCCGAGAGCTTCGAGCGCCTGACCGGCCAGCGGCTGCCGTCGGATTCGCTCACGCTGTACAACGCGCACTTCGCCCTGGTGTCTCACGGCACCCAGACGGATCCGGTATTCAATTACGCCAACCTGTTCGCACAGCGACTGTTTGGCTACCCGTGGGACGAATTCGTCACGCTGCCGTCGCGCCTGTCGGCGCGTGAGCCGGAACGCGACGAGCGGGCCCGACTGCTCGAAATGGTGACCCAGCAGGGCTACATCAGCGACTACTGCGGGGTGCGGGTGCGCCGCGACGGCACGCTGTTCCGCATCAGCCACGCCACGGTGTGGAAGGTGCTCGATGCCGACGGCCAGTTCTGCGGACAGGCGGCGATGTTTTCGGAAGTCGAGGAGTTGCAGTGA
- a CDS encoding ligase-associated DNA damage response exonuclease, protein MRHDLITLRPEGLYCPAGDFYIDPWRPVDRAVITHAHADHARTGHRRYLASAEGERVLRARLGDIALQTLTYGERMHIGDAAVSLHPAGHVLGSAQVRVEVAGEVWVASGDYKLEPDATCTAFEPVRAHAFITESTFGLPIYRWPAQDALLAELNEWWRGNADAGRASVVFAYAFGKSQRILAGLDPAIGPIVCHGAVEALNRAYRDSGIALPATAMVSDGLDAAALRRALVIAPPSAQSTPWMKRFGDYADCFASGWMQVRGARRRRGVDRGLVMSDHADWPGLLSAIGATGASRVIVTHGHVQPLVRWLTEHGIEAGAFATAFGQEADDDAVATDSAATAASQREADGGQTGDEQAAG, encoded by the coding sequence ATGCGTCACGATCTCATCACCCTGCGCCCGGAAGGGCTTTATTGCCCGGCCGGCGATTTCTACATCGACCCGTGGCGACCGGTGGATCGCGCCGTCATCACCCATGCCCACGCCGACCATGCGCGCACCGGTCACCGTCGCTATCTCGCCAGTGCCGAAGGCGAGCGGGTGCTGCGCGCACGGCTGGGCGACATCGCATTGCAGACACTGACGTACGGCGAGCGCATGCATATAGGGGATGCCGCCGTGTCGCTGCATCCGGCCGGCCATGTGCTCGGTTCGGCGCAGGTCAGGGTCGAAGTCGCCGGCGAAGTGTGGGTCGCCTCGGGTGACTACAAGCTCGAGCCGGACGCGACCTGCACGGCGTTCGAGCCGGTGCGGGCGCATGCCTTCATCACCGAGTCCACCTTCGGCCTGCCGATCTACCGCTGGCCGGCACAGGACGCGCTGCTGGCCGAACTGAACGAATGGTGGCGCGGCAATGCCGACGCCGGGCGCGCCAGCGTGGTGTTCGCCTACGCCTTCGGCAAGTCGCAGCGCATCCTCGCCGGCCTCGATCCGGCGATCGGCCCGATCGTGTGCCACGGCGCGGTCGAGGCGCTGAACCGCGCCTACCGCGACAGCGGCATCGCCCTGCCCGCCACCGCCATGGTGTCGGACGGTCTGGACGCCGCGGCGCTGCGCCGTGCGCTGGTCATCGCACCGCCGTCGGCGCAGTCCACGCCGTGGATGAAGCGCTTCGGCGACTACGCCGACTGCTTCGCATCAGGCTGGATGCAGGTGCGCGGCGCGCGCCGGCGGCGCGGCGTCGATCGCGGTCTGGTGATGTCGGACCACGCCGACTGGCCCGGGCTGCTGAGTGCCATCGGCGCCACCGGCGCCTCGCGCGTCATCGTCACCCATGGCCATGTTCAGCCGCTTGTGCGCTGGCTGACCGAACACGGCATCGAAGCCGGCGCGTTCGCGACCGCCTTCGGCCAGGAGGCAGACGACGACGCGGTAGCGACGGACTCAGCTGCGACGGCTGCGTCGCAACGCGAAGCCGACGGCGGCCAGACCGGCGACGAACAGGCCGCCGGCTGA
- a CDS encoding PEP-CTERM sorting domain-containing protein, whose product MQAQAATLAGSYTADDSLKIYLSADLTATLDELVTTKSSSWGPTESFSGFALAPGQSVYLLVEAYNVSGPAMFVGNFDITGDGFTFANGTTSLLTNTLDWTVGETGFASATAQPVSLGANAPGLQIWGQRASIDAEAEAIWAYYADWSAGRTGSAFFVTQITAVPEPSAGGLFVAGLAAVGFALRRSRRS is encoded by the coding sequence ATGCAGGCCCAGGCCGCCACGCTGGCTGGCAGCTACACCGCTGACGACAGCCTGAAGATCTACCTGTCCGCCGATCTGACGGCCACGCTTGACGAACTGGTCACGACCAAGTCGTCATCGTGGGGGCCGACCGAATCGTTCTCCGGTTTTGCGCTGGCGCCGGGGCAGAGCGTCTATCTGCTGGTCGAGGCCTACAACGTCAGCGGGCCGGCGATGTTCGTCGGCAATTTCGACATCACCGGCGACGGCTTCACGTTCGCCAACGGCACTACCTCTTTGCTGACGAACACGCTGGACTGGACGGTCGGCGAAACCGGCTTTGCCAGCGCCACCGCGCAGCCGGTGTCGCTCGGCGCGAACGCACCCGGATTGCAGATCTGGGGGCAGCGTGCGTCTATCGACGCAGAGGCCGAAGCGATCTGGGCCTACTACGCGGACTGGTCGGCAGGTCGCACCGGATCGGCCTTTTTCGTCACGCAGATCACCGCGGTACCCGAACCGTCAGCCGGCGGCCTGTTCGTCGCCGGTCTGGCCGCCGTCGGCTTCGCGTTGCGACGCAGCCGTCGCAGCTGA
- a CDS encoding SdiA-regulated domain-containing protein yields MFRSHLAAAFALIATGSASAAINSLDLADYRLVATYDLPSVQASEASAVTWNWDSDTLFVLGDEGDYVVEVNKQGQLISSMNLFGFDDTEGLSYVGNGQFVLVEERLQDVYRFSYTAGGAIGRNATPAVSVGPTVGNVGLEGLSYDPLSGRFIIVKEKTPQAVYDAALDFTTGIATVTELVPPANQFARLFDTLDLSDVQTLTTVMSLRGTADQDNLLIYSQETPRLMEVTRSGEVLSQFDFSAIAEDAEGVTIDGNGVIYIVGETPRLYVLAPIAAVPEPESWALLLAGLGLIGAAARRRLI; encoded by the coding sequence ATGTTCCGCTCCCATCTCGCGGCCGCCTTTGCCTTGATCGCTACGGGCTCCGCATCGGCCGCCATCAATTCGCTCGATCTTGCCGACTACCGTCTGGTCGCCACCTACGACCTGCCGTCGGTCCAGGCGTCCGAAGCGTCGGCGGTGACCTGGAACTGGGATAGCGACACGCTGTTCGTCCTCGGCGACGAAGGCGACTATGTCGTCGAGGTGAACAAGCAAGGCCAGCTGATCAGTTCGATGAACCTGTTCGGCTTCGACGACACCGAGGGGCTGAGCTATGTCGGCAACGGGCAGTTCGTTCTCGTCGAGGAACGCCTGCAGGACGTCTATCGCTTCAGCTACACCGCGGGGGGCGCGATCGGTCGCAACGCAACGCCTGCGGTGTCGGTCGGGCCGACGGTCGGCAATGTGGGGCTGGAAGGCCTGTCATACGACCCGCTGAGCGGCCGCTTCATCATCGTGAAGGAAAAGACGCCGCAAGCCGTGTATGACGCGGCACTCGATTTCACGACAGGCATTGCCACCGTGACCGAGCTGGTGCCGCCGGCGAATCAGTTCGCACGACTGTTCGACACGCTGGACCTGTCCGACGTGCAGACGCTGACCACTGTCATGTCGCTGCGTGGTACCGCCGACCAGGACAACCTGCTCATCTACAGCCAGGAAACGCCGCGCCTGATGGAAGTCACGCGCAGCGGCGAAGTGCTGAGCCAGTTCGATTTCTCCGCCATCGCCGAAGACGCCGAAGGCGTGACGATAGACGGCAATGGAGTCATCTACATCGTCGGAGAAACCCCGCGCCTTTACGTGCTGGCGCCGATTGCCGCCGTTCCCGAACCCGAAAGCTGGGCGCTGCTGCTGGCCGGTCTCGGCCTGATCGGCGCCGCCGCCCGCCGTCGTCTTATCTGA
- a CDS encoding lamin tail domain-containing protein, producing MNKLLAALLVAGFASQAQADVRITEWMYSGGSGEFIEFTNLGTSAVDFTGWSYDDDSRTPGVFSLSGFGLVGAGESVVITETEAATFRLDWSLADSVKVLGGYTNNIGRADELNLFDGDGSLVDRLAYGDATIGGPRTQNASGRAATAAALGANDATLWVLSSVGDVEGSYQSLSGAVASPGMTSFAAPVPEPETYAMLLAGLGLIGFMARRRA from the coding sequence ATGAACAAGCTTCTCGCCGCACTGCTCGTCGCAGGTTTCGCATCGCAGGCCCAGGCAGATGTCCGCATCACCGAATGGATGTACTCGGGCGGCAGCGGTGAATTCATCGAATTCACCAACCTGGGTACCTCGGCGGTCGATTTCACCGGCTGGAGCTATGACGACGACAGCCGGACACCCGGTGTGTTCAGCCTCAGCGGCTTTGGTCTGGTCGGCGCAGGCGAATCGGTCGTCATCACCGAAACCGAAGCAGCGACCTTCCGTCTCGACTGGAGCCTCGCCGACAGCGTCAAGGTGCTCGGTGGCTACACCAACAACATCGGCCGCGCCGATGAACTGAACCTGTTCGATGGCGACGGTTCGCTGGTCGATCGGCTGGCCTACGGTGATGCAACCATCGGCGGCCCGCGCACCCAGAACGCCAGCGGCCGCGCCGCCACGGCAGCGGCACTGGGTGCCAACGATGCGACGCTGTGGGTGCTGTCGTCGGTCGGCGACGTCGAAGGGTCGTACCAGTCGCTCAGCGGTGCCGTGGCGAGTCCTGGCATGACCTCCTTTGCCGCACCGGTGCCGGAACCCGAAACCTACGCCATGTTGCTGGCCGGTCTCGGTCTGATCGGCTTCATGGCCCGTCGCCGCGCGTGA
- a CDS encoding ATP-dependent DNA ligase: MPNDPAVPVGERGAQGLAVELRAQRRDGAALRVEVAEPLHRCAIKAASPGYDGPMQRFAALYLSLDSSTSTRHRVQAMQDYFAQVPAEDAAWAVYFLAGGKPRQAVGTRVLRETGARAAGMPDWLFDECYEAVGDLAETLALILPPPRAVTDLPLHHWVGVLGALRASPPDEKPDLLNDAWQVLGSGERFLFNKLITGALRVGVSRLLVTRALAAFAQVPAELVAQRLIGYLAADPARTGMGAARFVALVAPAGDDEIGMQPYPFFLAHPLQTSPGDALGDAADWMAEWKWDGIRAQLVRRAGAVALWSRGEELISERFPELIEAAAALPDGCVLDGEVLAWRADAPLPFAQLQTRITRKRLTRRLLDDVPAVFMAYDLIECDDADLRAQPQSIRRARLEGLLAGRATPVLRQSPLLRGDWPTLAAERDCAREHGVEGLMLKRADAPYGIGRTKLDPRGQWWKWKIDPYTIDAVLIYAQRGHGRRAGLYSDYTFAVWSVAADGTRALVPFAKAYSGLSDAEMREVDAYIRSHTIERFGPVCSVTPELVFELGFEGIQPSPRHKSGIAVRFPRMLRRRLDKPAAEADTIDALRALIGSPTAAQGVKSG, encoded by the coding sequence ATGCCCAACGATCCCGCTGTGCCCGTCGGCGAGCGCGGCGCGCAGGGCCTCGCGGTCGAACTGCGCGCGCAGCGGCGGGATGGTGCGGCACTGCGGGTCGAAGTGGCCGAACCGCTGCACCGGTGCGCCATCAAAGCGGCGTCCCCCGGTTACGATGGCCCGATGCAGCGATTCGCCGCCCTTTACCTGTCGCTCGACAGCAGCACCTCGACCCGCCATCGCGTGCAGGCGATGCAGGACTATTTCGCGCAGGTGCCGGCGGAAGACGCCGCGTGGGCGGTGTACTTCCTGGCCGGCGGCAAGCCGCGTCAGGCGGTGGGCACGCGCGTGCTGCGCGAAACCGGCGCGCGAGCCGCCGGTATGCCGGACTGGTTGTTCGACGAATGCTACGAGGCGGTCGGCGATCTGGCGGAAACGCTGGCGCTCATCCTGCCGCCACCGCGAGCCGTCACCGACCTTCCGCTGCACCACTGGGTCGGCGTGCTGGGTGCGTTGCGCGCCTCACCCCCCGACGAAAAGCCCGACCTCTTGAACGACGCCTGGCAGGTGCTGGGCAGCGGCGAGCGCTTCCTGTTCAACAAGCTGATTACCGGCGCGCTGCGCGTCGGCGTGTCGCGCCTGCTGGTCACACGGGCGCTGGCGGCGTTTGCACAGGTGCCGGCCGAACTTGTCGCACAGCGTCTGATCGGCTATCTGGCGGCCGACCCGGCGCGCACCGGCATGGGTGCGGCGCGCTTTGTCGCGCTGGTCGCACCCGCCGGCGACGACGAAATCGGCATGCAGCCCTACCCCTTCTTCCTCGCCCATCCGCTGCAGACGAGCCCCGGCGACGCGCTGGGCGATGCCGCCGACTGGATGGCAGAGTGGAAATGGGACGGCATCCGCGCCCAGCTGGTGCGCCGTGCCGGCGCAGTCGCGCTGTGGTCGCGTGGCGAAGAGCTGATCAGCGAGCGCTTTCCGGAGCTGATCGAAGCTGCTGCTGCGCTGCCCGACGGCTGCGTGCTCGACGGCGAAGTGCTCGCCTGGCGCGCCGACGCACCGCTGCCATTCGCGCAGCTGCAGACCCGAATCACCCGCAAGCGGCTCACGCGGCGCCTGCTCGACGACGTGCCGGCGGTATTCATGGCGTACGACCTCATCGAATGCGACGATGCTGACCTGCGCGCGCAGCCGCAGTCGATCCGGCGCGCGCGGCTTGAAGGTCTGCTGGCCGGCAGGGCAACGCCGGTGCTGCGCCAGTCGCCGCTGTTGCGCGGTGACTGGCCCACGCTGGCCGCCGAGCGCGATTGCGCCCGCGAGCACGGCGTCGAGGGCCTGATGCTCAAGCGCGCCGACGCGCCTTACGGCATCGGCCGCACCAAGCTCGACCCGCGTGGCCAGTGGTGGAAATGGAAGATCGACCCCTACACGATCGACGCCGTGCTGATCTACGCCCAGCGCGGCCACGGCCGACGCGCAGGGCTGTACAGCGATTACACCTTCGCGGTCTGGTCGGTCGCGGCCGACGGCACGCGCGCGCTGGTGCCGTTCGCCAAGGCGTATTCCGGCCTGTCGGACGCCGAAATGCGCGAAGTCGACGCCTACATCCGCAGCCACACGATCGAACGCTTCGGCCCGGTCTGTTCGGTCACGCCCGAACTGGTGTTCGAACTGGGTTTCGAGGGCATACAGCCTTCGCCGCGCCACAAGTCCGGCATCGCCGTACGCTTCCCGCGCATGCTGAGGCGGCGACTGGACAAGCCGGCCGCAGAGGCGGATACGATCGATGCGCTGCGCGCGCTGATCGGGTCCCCCACGGCTGCGCAAGGTGTCAAGTCAGGCTGA
- a CDS encoding DUF429 domain-containing protein, whose amino-acid sequence MSTLYGIDFTSSPSSRKPVTVARGHVADDGVLILESIERLPAWSAFEAFLMRPGPWLGAFDFPFGLPRESVLEHGWPTHWAGMVRAVSQLSRNEFKALADAERAPRPVGQKYTHRATDRPAGSHSPMKFVNPPVGWMFQEGARRLLDAGVHLPGMHGGDGSRVALEAYPGWLARSIVPASYKSESAVGQTQARLANRMLIIEALLRGAHPLGVALRCDDAALPDAMATDGTGDLLDCVLCLVEAAWAWTRRDAGYGLPLQIDPVEGWIVGVQPASAPDGRQH is encoded by the coding sequence ATGAGCACCCTGTACGGCATCGATTTCACCTCTTCCCCGTCGTCACGCAAACCGGTCACTGTTGCCCGCGGGCACGTTGCAGACGACGGCGTCCTGATCCTCGAATCGATCGAACGACTGCCCGCCTGGAGCGCCTTCGAAGCTTTCCTGATGCGGCCAGGTCCGTGGCTGGGCGCGTTCGATTTTCCGTTCGGCCTGCCGCGCGAATCGGTGCTGGAACATGGCTGGCCGACCCACTGGGCGGGTATGGTGCGTGCGGTGTCACAACTTTCCCGCAATGAATTCAAGGCCTTGGCCGATGCCGAACGGGCGCCGCGGCCGGTCGGGCAGAAATACACCCATCGCGCGACCGACCGACCCGCCGGCTCCCACAGCCCGATGAAATTCGTCAATCCGCCGGTCGGCTGGATGTTTCAGGAAGGTGCGCGCCGTCTGCTCGACGCCGGCGTGCATCTGCCCGGCATGCATGGCGGAGACGGATCACGCGTGGCGCTGGAGGCTTACCCGGGCTGGCTGGCGCGCAGCATCGTGCCGGCGTCGTACAAGAGCGAATCGGCCGTCGGCCAGACGCAGGCAAGACTGGCCAACCGCATGCTCATCATCGAGGCGCTGCTGCGCGGTGCCCATCCGCTCGGCGTGGCCCTGCGTTGTGACGACGCCGCGCTGCCCGATGCGATGGCCACCGACGGCACCGGCGACCTGCTCGACTGCGTGCTGTGCCTGGTCGAAGCGGCCTGGGCCTGGACGCGGCGCGATGCCGGCTACGGGCTGCCGCTGCAGATCGACCCGGTAGAGGGATGGATTGTCGGCGTCCAGCCGGCCAGTGCGCCGGACGGGCGCCAGCACTGA
- a CDS encoding LysR family transcriptional regulator, which translates to MLNYRHLYYFWVATKEGGIARAAERLDMAVQTVSTQIHTLEAALGHALFKPSGRSVELTAAGVAALRYAEQIFQLGEQLPLAVREAASSQGVRLSVGISDGLPKPVARHLLLPATDTEGLHLLCSEGEFDDLLADLALHRLDVVLADRPAPVNPNLKVYSHALGEAALMWYASPALRAASDAAFPACLDQMPLLLPSRHAAVRARIDDWFDRKNLRPRVAGEFEDSALLATFGESGLGAFPATEWSHDELTGQRGLQLLGRCDEVVEHFYAISAERRVQHPLVQKVLGQ; encoded by the coding sequence GTGCTCAACTACCGTCACCTGTATTACTTCTGGGTCGCGACGAAGGAGGGCGGCATCGCGCGCGCGGCCGAGCGACTCGACATGGCGGTGCAGACCGTCAGCACACAGATCCACACGCTGGAAGCGGCGCTCGGCCATGCGCTGTTCAAGCCATCCGGCCGCAGCGTCGAGCTGACCGCCGCGGGCGTCGCTGCGCTGCGCTACGCCGAACAGATCTTCCAGCTGGGCGAACAGCTGCCGCTCGCCGTGCGCGAAGCGGCGTCATCGCAGGGGGTGCGCCTGTCGGTCGGCATTTCCGACGGCCTGCCGAAGCCGGTGGCGCGCCATCTGCTCCTGCCCGCCACCGATACGGAAGGCCTGCATCTGCTGTGCAGCGAAGGTGAGTTCGACGACCTGCTGGCCGATCTCGCACTGCACCGGCTGGATGTGGTGCTGGCTGACCGCCCGGCGCCGGTCAATCCGAATCTGAAGGTGTACAGCCATGCGCTCGGCGAGGCCGCGCTGATGTGGTACGCCTCGCCCGCGCTGCGCGCTGCGTCCGACGCGGCCTTTCCGGCCTGTCTCGACCAGATGCCGCTGCTGCTGCCGAGCCGCCACGCCGCGGTGCGCGCCCGCATCGACGACTGGTTCGACCGCAAGAACCTGCGCCCGCGCGTGGCGGGCGAATTCGAAGACAGCGCATTGCTGGCCACCTTCGGCGAAAGCGGTCTGGGTGCGTTTCCGGCGACCGAGTGGTCGCACGACGAGCTCACCGGCCAGCGCGGCCTGCAGCTGCTCGGTCGCTGCGACGAAGTGGTCGAGCACTTCTACGCCATCTCCGCAGAGCGCCGCGTGCAGCATCCGCTGGTGCAGAAGGTGCTCGGCCAGTAG